From a single Microbacterium terrisoli genomic region:
- the dnaG gene encoding DNA primase gives MAGRIAQADIDEVKARVNIADVIGERVALKPAGIGSMKGLCPFHDERSPSFNVRPQVGFYHCFGCGESGDVYTFLRQMDHLTFTEAVERLAARIGFTLHYEEGGPAPEMSGRTRLFAANAAAAEWFRLQLMTPAADAGRRFLGERGFDAGAAAHFGVGFAPKGWSGLMDELTKQGFTREELINAGLVSQGQRGVYDRFRGRVVWPIRDITGQTLGFGARRLFEDDNGPKYLNTPETALYKKTHVLYGLDLAKRDIARGDPRRVVVVEGYTDVMACHLAGVTTAVATCGTAFGADHMGILRRVIGDDAAAEVVFTFDPDAAGQKAAVRAFASTRGIKAQSFVAVAPDNLDPCDLRLQRGDGAVRALMDAKAPMFEFVIDQRIAGFDLATVEGRIGGLRAAAPIVAELRDPILRREYERVLARRLGMDTGEVHGAVTSAARAEQRSEKDAAAPRAVAAQAAASTPEPELRVTLATLPRSAEVALERDAMMGFLQYGHRIDPELRRRALELPMRHAGLDAVRQSVAAVEDLSRTGWAADAVSAVREPYRSLAAELLTGPFPARDDDHATVSAQDLARRLVTRSIDSRKRELLGAIQRVPAESEQGRAVRLELRELDAERQRLAADSQ, from the coding sequence ATGGCCGGCCGGATCGCGCAGGCCGACATCGATGAGGTCAAGGCCCGCGTGAACATCGCCGACGTGATCGGCGAGCGGGTGGCGCTCAAACCGGCCGGCATCGGGTCGATGAAGGGACTGTGTCCGTTCCACGACGAGCGCAGCCCGAGCTTCAATGTGCGCCCGCAGGTCGGCTTCTATCACTGCTTCGGGTGCGGCGAGTCCGGTGACGTCTACACGTTCCTGCGGCAGATGGACCATCTGACCTTCACCGAGGCCGTCGAGCGGCTGGCCGCCCGCATCGGCTTCACGCTGCACTACGAAGAGGGCGGGCCCGCCCCCGAGATGTCGGGCCGCACCCGTCTGTTCGCGGCGAATGCGGCGGCGGCGGAGTGGTTCCGCCTGCAGCTGATGACGCCGGCCGCCGACGCCGGCCGACGCTTTCTCGGCGAGCGCGGATTCGACGCGGGTGCCGCCGCCCACTTCGGAGTCGGGTTCGCCCCGAAGGGCTGGTCGGGCCTGATGGACGAGCTGACGAAGCAGGGCTTCACCCGCGAAGAGCTCATCAACGCGGGACTGGTCTCGCAGGGCCAGCGCGGAGTGTACGACCGGTTCCGCGGTCGTGTCGTCTGGCCGATCCGCGACATCACCGGGCAGACCCTCGGCTTCGGCGCCCGACGTCTGTTCGAGGATGACAACGGCCCGAAGTACCTGAACACGCCCGAGACCGCGCTCTACAAGAAGACGCATGTGCTCTACGGGCTCGACCTCGCCAAACGAGACATCGCCCGTGGCGACCCTCGCCGCGTCGTCGTGGTCGAGGGCTACACCGACGTCATGGCCTGCCACTTGGCCGGCGTGACCACGGCGGTTGCCACGTGCGGCACGGCGTTCGGCGCCGACCACATGGGAATCCTGCGCCGCGTGATCGGAGACGATGCCGCGGCCGAGGTCGTCTTCACGTTCGACCCCGACGCTGCCGGTCAGAAGGCGGCGGTGCGCGCCTTCGCCTCGACACGCGGCATCAAGGCGCAGAGCTTCGTGGCGGTCGCGCCCGACAATCTCGACCCGTGCGATCTTCGTCTGCAGCGCGGCGACGGCGCCGTGCGAGCGCTCATGGACGCCAAGGCGCCGATGTTCGAGTTCGTCATCGATCAGCGCATCGCAGGCTTCGACCTGGCGACGGTGGAAGGGCGCATCGGCGGTCTGCGCGCCGCCGCCCCGATCGTGGCCGAACTGCGCGACCCCATACTCCGCCGGGAATACGAGCGGGTCCTGGCCCGGCGGCTGGGCATGGACACCGGCGAGGTGCACGGCGCGGTGACGTCGGCGGCGCGGGCCGAGCAGCGAAGCGAGAAGGATGCCGCCGCCCCGCGCGCGGTCGCGGCGCAGGCTGCGGCATCCACCCCCGAGCCCGAACTGCGGGTCACTCTGGCCACGCTGCCGCGGTCGGCCGAGGTCGCACTCGAACGTGATGCGATGATGGGCTTCTTGCAGTACGGGCACCGTATCGACCCCGAGCTGCGGCGTCGCGCGCTCGAGCTGCCGATGCGGCATGCAGGCCTCGATGCGGTCCGCCAGAGCGTGGCAGCCGTGGAGGACCTCAGCCGCACGGGGTGGGCCGCCGACGCCGTCTCGGCGGTGCGCGAGCCCTATCGCTCTCTGGCCGCCGAGCTGCTCACCGGGCCGTTCCCCGCCCGCGACGACGACCACGCCACGGTCTCGGCGCAGGATCTGGCCCGCCGCCTGGTCACGCGGTCCATCGACTCGCGCAAACGCGAGCTTCTGGGCGCGATCCAACGGGTGCCCGCCGAAAGCGAGCAGGGGCGTGCGGTGAGACTGGAACTGCGCGAACTCGACGCCGAACGACAGCGCCTGGCGGCCGATTCCCAGTGA